CTACCGCGGGTATCCGGACGTGCGCGCATTCATCAACAAGAACCTTCAGAACGGCGTGCTGGTCGCATCTATTAACTGGGGCCACACAATTTTCATCGACGGCAATTTCGTCAAGGGATATTCCTTTGCGGTAACACCGGGCATGGCGAACGATATAAGGAATGCCGGAGGCACACCGATTATCCAGCCGGTGTTCCGAGACCGTAACCTCATTACCTGCGCGAAAGACGAGGATATGCCCGAGCTCATGCGGTATGTGGTAGGGTATCTGACCACGGTGAAATAAGAGAAATCTTTGAATATTCTCTCGCAAAGTCCGCAAAGTCAATGGAGAAAGAAAAAAAATTAGACATGATTTACAAGATTTACATGTTTTATTTCTTGTTTCATTCTAATCTTGTTAATCCTGTTAATCCTGTCTAATTTTTTTTCATTACGAACTTTGCGAGATGCTTTGTTTTTTTACCTCTGCACCCTTGCTCCGCCGCCCGCCGCGATCTTTTCGGCCATGGAACGGGTGGCCAGGCAAATGTCCCCGACATAGGTATGGGTGAGGTTGGACCAGGCCACCGCCAGTTCAAGCGCTTCCTGCAGGTCCATCCCTTCGAGCATGCCCGAAACCAGGGCGCCGCTGAACGAATCTCCGCCACCCAGACGGTCGATGACATGGACTTCGTATTTCTTCGATTCATAGAGCCTGCCGGAGGCGCGGTCGGCCACAATCGCCCGCCACATATTGATGTTGGCCTGTTTCACCTCACGGAGCGTGGTGGCGATCATCCGCACATTGCTCCAGGTTTCGAAGACTTTATCCGCCACCACCTTGTAGGATGCGGTTTTCAGGTCTTTGTAGTTCTCGTCCACACCTTCGGGAACGATGCCCAGGCAGGTGGCGCAATCCTCCTCGTTTCCGATGACCACATCCACATACTTCACAATCCCTGACATGGTCTTGCGGGCTTCCTCCTTAGTCCAGAGCTTGCCGCGGTAATTGAGGTCCACGGATATATTCAACCCCAGGGAGCGTGCGGCTTCGCAGGCTTCGATGCACACCTCGGCGACTTTGGGGCCGAGCGCAGGGGTGATCCCGGAGAAATGGAACCATTTCGCTCCCTCGAAAATCTTCTTCCAGTCGAAATCGCCCGGTTTCACCTGAGAAATGGCCGAACCGTACCGGTCGTAGGTGACCACATCCCCTCGTGAGCCGAACCCTGCCTCCACAAGATACTGCCCCATGCGAACTTTCCCGATGCCGTCGAACTTGACCTTCTTCACCCCGCCCCCGATTCCGAACCGGTCGCACTGGGCGATGATCCGCGCGCCGTAGGGGTTGTCCGGCACCACGGTCACAAACATTGCGGAATGCCCCAGCCTTTTGCAGGAAACCGCCATATTGTATTCTGAACCGCCGACCAGCGAGTACAGCATGTCCGCCTCTTCGAACGGCAGGTGGTCAATAGGCATGAGGCGGATCATCACTTCACCGAAGGTAATGACTTCAGGCATAGAAGACTCCTCTAATTCATATAGTACATTGGACTATTCAACAAATAGTATCATACTATGGAGACAACGAATTTAGAGTTCATAAGCCTCTAATTCGCTATCTCTTCTCTTGTGCAACTGATTCTTCATGCTGTCCAGCTGATCCCTTTTTCCACAATTCGCCGAATGGTCCAGTTTCCACCTTTCGGCGGATATGCACAATTAATTCTTCAGGACTCATACCTCGGGTTTCCTTATAATACTTCCGCTGTAACTCCCTTTTCATGGCAATGCAGTCGAATTCTTTTCTTTTCCTAATCATTTTTCGCCTCCAATATCTTAACCAGATTACCGGGGGTCAATATAATAACAGAGCCGTAACCGTTCGCAGTGTTGACCCCGTTGAAAGCTCGTACACGCAGCGGATTAACCAGGTGACGGAAATTCCACGATGCGATAGTGTCCGCCCGCGCGATCGTGGCAAGCGCCACATGGAGTGCGTCGTCCGCATACCGCCGTGTAACGACTCGCGCTCTAAGATATGCTTCATGCAGGAGAAGTGCGTCTTCTGTTGTTGTGATATGCTCAGCACCTTCGATTATGCTCCGGGAAACGAGTTCCCTAACCCGCGGGGAGGTGCGTTCTCCATCTCTTCCACCAACAGATCGGACACCAGAACCGTACACAGCCGGTTATTTGCAAGGTCAAAGAACGTCCGTGTCGGCGCATAGAATTCGTCGTCGAAATATCCCCCGAACACTGATGTATCAATATACACACGCAAGGGTTTCATTATCGAACCTCAATTATCGCGGAATGTATATTCTTCCTATATTCATGTACTCATAATATATCTTGAACGGCTACATTGCAACAGGTTTTTCATCCTTACCGTTCCTGAATCCCAATAATCAAGGAACAGTCTTCATTTCATCAGAAAATGTATATGACCAAATTAGATAACTCTCTGCGTTTCTGCGAGAAATCATTCTTTTCCTTACATTCTTTCTACAATAGCTTTCGCGAATTCGCTGGTGCTCAATTTGGTAGCGTCGGGCATCAGGCGTTCAAGGTCGTAGGTAACTTTCTTGTCTGCTATCGCTCCTTCCAACCCTCTGAAAACAAGGTCGGCCGCCTCATTCCAGCCCAGGTAGCTGAACATCATGCATCCGGAGAGGATCAAAGACGATGGATTGGAA
This portion of the Candidatus Latescibacter sp. genome encodes:
- a CDS encoding sugar kinase, translating into MPEVITFGEVMIRLMPIDHLPFEEADMLYSLVGGSEYNMAVSCKRLGHSAMFVTVVPDNPYGARIIAQCDRFGIGGGVKKVKFDGIGKVRMGQYLVEAGFGSRGDVVTYDRYGSAISQVKPGDFDWKKIFEGAKWFHFSGITPALGPKVAEVCIEACEAARSLGLNISVDLNYRGKLWTKEEARKTMSGIVKYVDVVIGNEEDCATCLGIVPEGVDENYKDLKTASYKVVADKVFETWSNVRMIATTLREVKQANINMWRAIVADRASGRLYESKKYEVHVIDRLGGGDSFSGALVSGMLEGMDLQEALELAVAWSNLTHTYVGDICLATRSMAEKIAAGGGARVQR